One part of the Vibrio palustris genome encodes these proteins:
- a CDS encoding MotA/TolQ/ExbB proton channel family protein produces the protein MKPIKLGVLTLISSVCMVSSTWAADATNTAPAKTLNDLLSKIQSQSVVESTLNKQREQRFLQDEKQQAQLLKKAKADLKAETQRGDKLKASFDGNDKQLTTLTAKLKQRSGSLGEMFGVVRQYAGEFKGSFHASQNDVRFPERDALLSKLASSKELPSTEELESFWQIILHQLVASGETTTTPATVVYGEGKQATTDVTLVGEFNAIADGKYLTYTPATGKFEELSRQPSSSMTGLLDTFTHSKQDYQPIFLDPSRGAILSLMVQSPTVEERVEQGGVVGYVILALGAVGALIAIACYIRLTMIGGKMRKQAKSDAVIEGNPLGEVIAAYKNHAGDNLEDLESKLDEIILRHGPQIQRFISIIKLIASVAPLLGLLGTVMGMIGTFQAITLFGTGDPKLMAGGISEALVTTMLGLVVAIPLLFLYSLVHSKGRRLVQILEEQSAGFIARYQEKLNTAHA, from the coding sequence ATGAAACCGATAAAACTTGGGGTGTTAACACTTATCTCTAGTGTATGTATGGTGTCATCAACTTGGGCGGCAGATGCAACGAACACAGCACCGGCTAAAACATTAAATGATTTATTGAGTAAAATACAATCGCAAAGTGTGGTTGAGTCGACACTCAATAAACAGCGTGAGCAACGCTTTTTACAAGATGAAAAACAACAAGCGCAATTACTGAAAAAAGCCAAAGCGGATCTTAAAGCGGAAACCCAGCGTGGTGATAAACTCAAAGCCAGCTTCGATGGTAATGATAAACAGTTAACGACATTAACGGCAAAGCTTAAGCAACGTTCTGGTTCATTGGGCGAAATGTTTGGTGTGGTACGCCAATATGCGGGGGAGTTTAAAGGGTCGTTCCATGCTTCGCAAAATGATGTCCGTTTTCCTGAACGTGATGCGCTACTGAGTAAGCTTGCTTCCAGTAAAGAGCTGCCTTCCACTGAAGAGCTTGAGTCCTTTTGGCAGATCATTTTACATCAATTAGTCGCCTCTGGTGAAACGACAACGACACCGGCGACAGTGGTGTATGGCGAAGGTAAACAAGCCACCACAGATGTTACTTTGGTGGGAGAGTTTAATGCCATTGCTGATGGTAAATACCTCACATATACCCCAGCAACGGGTAAGTTTGAAGAGTTATCTCGTCAACCATCAAGTTCGATGACTGGATTACTAGATACCTTTACGCATAGCAAGCAAGACTATCAACCGATCTTCTTAGATCCGTCTCGTGGCGCGATTTTATCCTTGATGGTACAAAGCCCAACGGTAGAAGAACGTGTTGAGCAAGGCGGTGTGGTCGGTTATGTCATCCTCGCTTTAGGTGCGGTAGGTGCGTTGATTGCGATCGCCTGTTATATCCGTTTGACGATGATCGGCGGGAAAATGCGCAAACAAGCGAAATCGGATGCAGTTATTGAGGGGAATCCACTTGGTGAAGTGATCGCGGCATATAAAAATCATGCTGGGGATAATTTAGAGGATTTGGAATCTAAATTGGATGAAATCATCTTGCGTCATGGCCCTCAAATTCAGCGCTTCATTAGTATTATTAAATTGATTGCGTCGGTAGCGCCTTTGCTTGGCTTGTTGGGAACCGTCATGGGAATGATCGGTACCTTCCAGGCGATTACCTTGTTTGGTACTGGCGATCCAAAACTGATGGCAGGCGGTATTTCCGAGGCTCTAGTGACCACAATGCTTGGTTTGGTCGTGGCAATTCCATTGCTGTTCTTATATTCACTGGTTCACAGTAAAGGTCGACGTTTAGTACAGATCCTTGAAGAACAAAGTGCTGGTTTTATTGCTCGTTACCAAGAAAAATTGAATACGGCACACGCCTAA
- a CDS encoding MotA/TolQ/ExbB proton channel family protein — MWWLYAQIDHIQRFLGMGGSVLVAIFVLTVVLWVLMLERWFYFATMAPRLRKQALELWTARDDKKSWNAHAIRNELVSQQSVENRRGLPVIKVLIALCPLLGLLGTVVGMIHVFDILAVVGTGSPRAMASGISKATIPTLAGMVASLSGLFFSSRLDHLAKVTTQKLEDQLKHMV, encoded by the coding sequence ATGTGGTGGTTATATGCACAAATTGACCATATACAACGCTTTTTGGGTATGGGAGGCAGTGTTCTTGTTGCCATTTTTGTTCTGACCGTTGTTTTATGGGTCCTGATGTTAGAACGCTGGTTCTACTTTGCGACCATGGCGCCGAGGCTACGTAAGCAAGCGTTAGAACTATGGACGGCACGTGATGATAAGAAAAGCTGGAATGCACACGCCATTCGTAATGAATTGGTATCGCAACAAAGTGTTGAGAATCGGCGAGGATTGCCGGTAATCAAAGTGTTGATTGCGTTGTGTCCATTATTAGGTTTGCTGGGTACCGTTGTGGGAATGATCCATGTCTTTGACATTCTTGCAGTGGTTGGCACGGGGAGTCCTCGTGCCATGGCATCTGGGATTTCAAAAGCAACAATCCCAACGCTAGCCGGTATGGTGGCCTCATTGTCTGGGTTATTTTTTAGCTCTCGCTTAGACCATCTAGCGAAAGTAACAACTCAGAAATTAGAAGACCAGCTTAAGCACATGGTCTAA
- a CDS encoding ExbD/TolR family protein translates to MKRRYSTENDEEAAIDMTPMLDIVFIMLIFFIVTTSFVKEAGIEVNRPSANTAQTVSKGNIMVAVGASGDVWVDKRRIEVDAVRANIERLRAESPEGAVVIQADEEAGAGVVVKVMDQIRMAGVQNISIAAKHKG, encoded by the coding sequence ATGAAACGACGTTATAGTACTGAAAATGATGAAGAAGCAGCAATCGATATGACACCGATGCTCGATATCGTCTTCATTATGTTGATATTCTTCATTGTGACAACGTCATTTGTTAAAGAGGCGGGGATTGAAGTGAACCGTCCGAGTGCCAATACGGCGCAAACCGTCTCAAAAGGCAACATTATGGTTGCAGTCGGAGCAAGTGGTGATGTCTGGGTGGATAAACGGCGTATTGAAGTTGATGCTGTCCGCGCCAATATTGAACGTTTAAGAGCCGAAAGTCCTGAAGGCGCGGTGGTTATTCAAGCAGATGAAGAAGCCGGAGCAGGTGTTGTCGTTAAAGTGATGGATCAAATTCGGATGGCTGGCGTTCAGAACATATCGATTGCCGCGAAGCATAAGGGGTAA
- a CDS encoding energy transducer TonB yields the protein MRYLAAIALALVVCLSLFWGMDKLVNKEHHQLKSGDDVSMVDFVRVKRDNKVEEKKRELPKPKPPKRPPPPPKLKVTSTVKPTVQKMAMDMPNLDLPVNISGGSVLGSFGQGGGQAVGSNGPTPLATFLPQMPRKAARSGLKKGIVQLEFTVNANGAVENVKVVKEDPRHLNLGRTARRTVAKWTFKPKMVDGKPTSARISQEIEFSVN from the coding sequence ATGCGCTATTTGGCTGCAATAGCACTGGCGCTCGTTGTCTGTTTAAGCCTATTTTGGGGCATGGACAAGCTGGTTAACAAAGAGCACCATCAGCTGAAATCTGGCGATGATGTCAGCATGGTCGACTTTGTACGTGTTAAGCGCGATAACAAAGTTGAAGAGAAAAAGCGTGAACTTCCTAAGCCCAAACCACCGAAGCGTCCGCCACCACCACCGAAGTTAAAAGTGACGTCGACGGTTAAGCCGACAGTGCAAAAAATGGCCATGGACATGCCCAATTTAGACTTACCCGTTAATATTAGCGGTGGCTCTGTATTAGGCAGTTTTGGCCAAGGTGGTGGACAAGCTGTTGGTAGTAACGGTCCGACACCATTAGCGACGTTTTTGCCGCAGATGCCACGTAAAGCGGCCCGTTCTGGCTTGAAAAAAGGCATTGTGCAACTGGAATTTACTGTCAATGCGAACGGTGCGGTAGAAAATGTCAAAGTGGTCAAAGAAGACCCGCGTCATCTTAATCTTGGTCGAACGGCAAGGCGTACCGTCGCGAAGTGGACCTTTAAACCGAAAATGGTGGATGGTAAACCGACATCGGCACGGATTTCTCAAGAAATTGAGTTTTCGGTTAACTAA
- a CDS encoding tetratricopeptide repeat protein — MRKILTVLLASLTLLLTNMVTSTAVYAKSKPQLSDYTYRVVNSVQRLIALKKYSDAHEKLQHALEGASRKFDKAVLMQQIGYLYSMQDNYPKAIEYFAKAIKSQGLPVEVAQQVRYALGQLYLAQEQYKESIATLQQWFAVSKTTEEKPQSSAYVLLASAYAQVEDYRHVVAPMKQAIKLSDSPSENWYLLLMAAYHELGQYQNMVGVLKSLTTQYPTKKRYWTQLSGAYMELEQEKKALAALEMPYNLGLMTDEKEILRLSNFEAFMSIPYRAATILETAMQQGNVERSAKHVEQLGSFYHQAQELDKAIESYQDAYQMAPTWDAQQRITKLMLQNKDYQGVLAFAQTPSPDANADNKAELKYLTGMAYFELHKTSKALEAMKKAVQSKEVKPMAQAWISYLQG, encoded by the coding sequence ATGAGAAAAATACTGACAGTGTTACTGGCATCCTTAACTTTGCTGTTAACCAATATGGTAACGTCAACGGCGGTGTATGCGAAATCTAAACCGCAGTTATCGGATTATACCTATCGAGTGGTCAATAGTGTGCAGCGTCTGATTGCGTTGAAGAAGTATTCCGACGCGCATGAGAAGTTGCAACATGCGTTAGAGGGGGCGTCACGCAAGTTCGATAAAGCGGTGTTGATGCAACAAATCGGCTACTTATATTCGATGCAGGATAATTACCCCAAGGCAATTGAATACTTCGCTAAAGCGATTAAATCACAGGGGTTACCTGTTGAGGTTGCTCAGCAAGTGCGCTATGCCCTTGGACAACTTTATCTTGCACAGGAGCAGTATAAAGAGTCAATTGCGACATTGCAGCAGTGGTTTGCAGTCAGTAAAACGACTGAAGAAAAACCGCAATCGAGCGCGTATGTGTTACTGGCGAGTGCGTATGCACAGGTTGAAGACTATCGTCATGTTGTGGCTCCAATGAAGCAAGCGATTAAGCTTAGTGACTCACCCAGTGAAAACTGGTATCTACTTTTAATGGCGGCTTACCATGAGTTAGGCCAGTATCAAAATATGGTCGGTGTATTGAAAAGCTTAACCACTCAATACCCAACTAAAAAACGTTACTGGACTCAGCTCTCTGGTGCCTATATGGAGCTTGAGCAAGAGAAAAAAGCGTTAGCGGCGCTGGAAATGCCATATAACTTAGGTCTAATGACCGACGAAAAAGAAATTTTACGGTTATCGAATTTCGAAGCGTTTATGAGTATTCCTTATCGAGCGGCGACAATTCTTGAGACCGCGATGCAACAGGGCAATGTGGAACGTAGCGCCAAACACGTTGAACAGTTAGGCAGTTTTTATCATCAAGCACAAGAATTGGATAAAGCGATTGAGTCTTACCAAGATGCGTACCAGATGGCGCCAACTTGGGATGCTCAACAGCGCATTACTAAACTGATGCTGCAAAATAAAGACTACCAAGGTGTATTAGCGTTTGCGCAGACGCCTTCGCCTGATGCGAATGCGGATAATAAAGCTGAACTCAAGTATCTAACGGGGATGGCGTATTTTGAATTGCATAAAACCAGTAAAGCGTTAGAAGCGATGAAAAAAGCGGTGCAATCGAAAGAGGTTAAGCCGATGGCACAAGCGTGGATATCGTACCTACAAGGCTAA
- a CDS encoding lipoate--protein ligase, with product MNKTRVLISNSHNPWFNLAVEDIIFRSMSADQRVLFLWQNDDTVVIGRAQNPWKECRTEQMERDNVTLARRQTGGGAVFHDLGNTCFTFMAGKPEYDKTVSTQIVLDALASLGIDAQANGRNDLVVSDENGIRKFSGSAYRETINRGFHHGTILMSTDMTRLGDYLNPDEKKLKAKGITSVKSRVINLNTLIENIDHPMICEAMINAYCHYFDTEVEIEHISPDNAEYLPDFKEKFAKQSSWEWNFGSTPAFEHALSERFSWGGVDIHLDVEKGQISRAQLFTDMLDPTPIEALQSALVGYNYEPQALSQCIATVQAELPEHTDLLNDVKIWLNQQVS from the coding sequence ATGAATAAAACACGAGTGTTAATTTCCAACTCGCATAATCCTTGGTTTAATTTAGCCGTTGAAGACATCATATTTCGCTCTATGTCGGCCGATCAACGAGTCCTGTTTTTATGGCAGAACGACGATACCGTCGTGATCGGCCGTGCGCAAAATCCGTGGAAAGAATGTCGTACCGAGCAAATGGAACGTGACAACGTCACATTAGCACGTCGTCAAACTGGCGGTGGTGCTGTGTTCCATGATTTAGGCAATACCTGCTTTACATTTATGGCCGGAAAACCGGAATACGATAAAACCGTCTCCACGCAAATTGTTTTAGATGCCCTCGCCTCTTTAGGCATTGATGCCCAAGCCAACGGTCGTAACGATCTTGTCGTGAGCGATGAAAACGGCATCAGAAAATTCTCTGGCTCTGCTTATCGTGAAACGATCAATCGAGGTTTTCATCACGGTACTATTCTCATGAGTACTGATATGACGCGTTTGGGGGATTACTTAAACCCCGACGAAAAGAAATTGAAAGCCAAAGGTATCACATCGGTGAAATCTCGCGTGATCAATTTAAATACACTCATTGAAAACATTGATCATCCAATGATCTGTGAAGCCATGATTAATGCCTATTGCCACTATTTTGATACTGAGGTCGAGATTGAACACATCTCGCCCGATAATGCTGAATACTTACCCGATTTCAAAGAAAAATTTGCCAAACAAAGTAGTTGGGAATGGAACTTTGGCAGCACGCCTGCATTTGAGCACGCGCTAAGCGAGCGCTTTAGTTGGGGCGGCGTCGATATTCACTTAGATGTCGAAAAAGGCCAAATCTCTCGGGCACAGCTGTTTACCGATATGCTCGACCCGACACCAATTGAAGCACTACAAAGCGCGTTAGTTGGCTATAACTATGAGCCGCAAGCCTTATCTCAATGCATCGCGACCGTGCAAGCCGAGCTCCCTGAGCATACTGACCTATTGAACGATGTCAAAATCTGGTTGAACCAACAAGTTAGCTGA